One window of the Aulosira sp. FACHB-615 genome contains the following:
- a CDS encoding TIGR04283 family arsenosugar biosynthesis glycosyltransferase, which produces MQQTANISIIIPTLNEADNISGAIASTQSGKNIEVIVVDGGSSDDTIKIAQSLGAKVISSPPGRAKQMNAGAAVASGDVLLFLHADTRLPVGFDILICTALQQPGVVAGAFDLQIDHPAFGLRLVELGVKLRSRFFQMPYGDQAIFLTPEIFQKIGNFPELPIMEDFELIRRLNSTGRIVIINTPVVTSARRWLQKGIVKTTLLNQIIVLAYLFGVSPARIRSWYRREKFKQN; this is translated from the coding sequence ATGCAACAAACTGCTAACATTTCAATTATTATTCCTACTCTCAACGAAGCCGATAATATTTCAGGCGCGATCGCCAGCACTCAATCTGGTAAAAATATAGAAGTGATTGTCGTCGATGGTGGCTCGTCTGATGACACAATCAAAATTGCTCAGTCTTTGGGTGCGAAAGTGATTTCCTCACCGCCTGGACGCGCAAAGCAAATGAATGCAGGTGCGGCGGTGGCTAGTGGTGATGTGTTGCTATTTCTTCATGCAGATACTCGTTTACCTGTTGGCTTTGATATTTTGATTTGCACAGCTTTACAACAACCGGGAGTAGTGGCTGGTGCATTTGATTTGCAGATTGATCACCCAGCTTTTGGGTTAAGGTTGGTGGAGTTGGGTGTAAAATTGCGATCGCGTTTTTTCCAAATGCCCTACGGTGATCAAGCAATTTTTTTAACTCCAGAAATATTCCAAAAAATTGGCAATTTTCCTGAACTCCCTATCATGGAAGACTTTGAATTAATCCGTCGGTTAAATTCTACAGGACGCATTGTAATTATCAATACGCCAGTAGTAACTTCAGCGCGGAGATGGTTGCAAAAGGGAATTGTGAAAACTACCTTACTCAATCAAATTATTGTGCTTGCTTATTTGTTTGGCGTGTCACCAGCCCGCATTCGTAGTTGGTATCGTCGGGAAAAATTTAAGCAGAATTAA
- a CDS encoding TVP38/TMEM64 family protein: MVTQPQPKFQGKLKFILLVILVAALVITARFLNFSVFFTNLVTYVNSLGIWGIVAYIGIYNLATLLFIPGSVLTLKAGCLFGVFWGSVYVLIAAIIGAVLAFMIGRYFSRNWVSKQIEQHPKLKAIDVAVAKEGWKIVLLTRLCPLFPFNLLNYFFGVTQVSLKDYILGSFGILPGTVMYVYMGTLAGNLAMTNMSSQTLTPEAKTYQLIMQIIGLIATVAVTIYITKIAQKALSQSMAVTETVQEKNQ; encoded by the coding sequence ATGGTGACACAACCACAGCCTAAATTCCAAGGTAAGCTTAAATTTATTTTATTAGTGATACTTGTCGCCGCCTTGGTTATTACTGCTAGGTTTCTTAATTTTTCAGTATTTTTTACTAATTTAGTTACCTATGTCAACAGCCTGGGAATTTGGGGCATTGTTGCATATATAGGTATTTATAACTTAGCGACATTATTATTTATTCCTGGTTCAGTTTTAACTTTAAAAGCTGGCTGTTTATTTGGCGTATTTTGGGGTTCTGTATATGTATTAATTGCAGCCATCATTGGGGCAGTTTTAGCCTTTATGATTGGGCGTTATTTTTCTAGAAATTGGGTATCCAAGCAAATTGAGCAACACCCTAAATTAAAAGCCATTGATGTCGCAGTAGCCAAAGAAGGATGGAAAATTGTCTTGCTAACAAGATTATGTCCTTTATTTCCCTTTAACTTATTAAATTACTTTTTTGGTGTCACGCAAGTTTCCCTTAAAGATTATATATTAGGTTCTTTTGGGATTCTGCCAGGGACAGTTATGTATGTCTATATGGGGACATTAGCGGGCAATTTAGCTATGACTAATATGTCCAGTCAAACACTTACACCTGAAGCCAAAACTTATCAATTAATTATGCAGATAATTGGCTTAATTGCAACTGTGGCTGTAACTATTTATATTACCAAAATTGCCCAAAAAGCTTTGTCGCAAAGTATGGCAGTTACAGAAACAGTTCAAGAAAAGAATCAATAA
- a CDS encoding TVP38/TMEM64 family protein: MTVAIAILFHPESAIAQTAVQSNTLNPQTLLRDALQWIDSQGTVGAIAFIGLYIIATVAFLPGSILTLGAGVVFGVVWGSLYVFIGATLGATAAFLVGRYLARNWVANKISNHQNFSAIDRAVSREGLKIVLLTRLSPIFPFNLLNYAFGVTGVSLKDYFIGSIGMIPGTIMYVYIGSLAGNLALIGTEGQPSNSTVQWAIRVIGFIATVAVTVYVTRIARKALAEEVKINDEAPSPDEWNSRL; encoded by the coding sequence ATGACTGTGGCGATCGCCATTTTATTTCATCCAGAATCAGCCATTGCCCAAACAGCAGTACAAAGTAATACATTGAATCCCCAAACCCTGTTACGTGATGCTTTACAATGGATTGATAGTCAAGGAACAGTAGGTGCGATCGCGTTTATTGGATTGTATATTATTGCCACTGTGGCTTTCTTACCTGGGTCAATTCTTACCTTGGGCGCAGGCGTTGTGTTTGGTGTTGTTTGGGGTTCTTTATATGTATTTATTGGTGCAACTTTAGGGGCGACAGCAGCATTTTTAGTAGGACGTTATTTAGCGAGAAATTGGGTTGCAAATAAAATTTCCAATCATCAAAACTTTAGCGCCATTGACCGCGCCGTTAGTCGAGAAGGATTAAAAATTGTTTTATTAACTCGACTTTCGCCTATATTTCCCTTCAACTTATTAAACTATGCCTTTGGTGTTACAGGAGTTTCCCTAAAAGATTATTTTATTGGTTCAATCGGGATGATTCCTGGCACAATTATGTATGTTTATATTGGTTCCTTAGCCGGGAATTTGGCATTAATTGGTACTGAAGGTCAACCGAGTAATTCTACCGTACAATGGGCAATTCGGGTCATCGGTTTTATTGCCACAGTTGCAGTTACTGTTTATGTTACTCGCATTGCCCGGAAAGCTTTAGCAGAAGAAGTAAAAATAAACGATGAAGCACCTAGCCCCGACGAATGGAATTCGCGGCTATAA